A genomic stretch from Candidatus Thiothrix anitrata includes:
- the opgC gene encoding OpgC domain-containing protein, with product MNRDLSLDVLRGIMLVIMAADHFGEPIFQYLYEFAGYVSAAEGFVFLSGMLVALVYSRYHSAGGYVLEQRVWHRAGVIYLYHLIVLLAVFVFTVVTDLSGAYWKSFATEMQAEPIRGLLSGMALSYKPPMLDVLPLYVILMLSAPFALRWMTQYRTVGVAMVLAGSVGLWWWAQYGLGNAFERLLPDALMLRNGAFHVFAWQLVFVLGMVLGFLRFDSKDATPRVNPWLFGGSVAIVAYLFLQRHGYINAWIGDTAVVSWLQEYRHIARDNMAWMRLLNFLAMVYVISGLIAWHKRFDLFKLLALPGRWLAFLGQHSLQVFAFHLVVLYCYIPFRWGDWAFTDNQKWFVLVAFLASLTLPALWHKAYLQRKKQQQNCRSDFSPTTSGALTPMSG from the coding sequence ATGAATCGTGATCTGTCGTTGGATGTATTGAGAGGCATCATGCTGGTTATTATGGCCGCCGATCATTTTGGTGAGCCAATTTTTCAGTATTTGTACGAGTTTGCTGGTTACGTGAGTGCGGCAGAGGGATTTGTATTTTTGTCGGGAATGCTGGTGGCATTGGTGTACAGCCGGTATCACAGTGCGGGTGGTTATGTGCTGGAGCAACGTGTGTGGCATCGTGCCGGAGTGATCTATCTGTATCACTTAATAGTGTTGCTAGCGGTATTTGTGTTCACAGTGGTGACGGATTTGTCGGGTGCGTATTGGAAAAGTTTTGCCACGGAAATGCAGGCTGAGCCGATTCGGGGTTTGCTATCGGGCATGGCACTGAGTTATAAACCGCCGATGCTGGATGTGTTGCCGTTATACGTTATCTTGATGTTATCCGCGCCGTTTGCGTTGCGTTGGATGACGCAATACCGCACGGTCGGAGTGGCAATGGTCTTGGCTGGCAGCGTGGGTTTGTGGTGGTGGGCGCAATACGGTTTGGGGAATGCGTTTGAGCGTTTGTTGCCGGACGCGCTGATGCTGCGTAATGGTGCGTTCCATGTATTCGCTTGGCAATTAGTTTTTGTGCTGGGTATGGTACTGGGCTTTTTACGCTTTGATAGTAAAGATGCTACGCCGCGTGTTAATCCGTGGTTGTTTGGTGGGAGTGTTGCGATTGTGGCGTATTTGTTTTTGCAACGTCATGGTTACATTAATGCTTGGATAGGCGATACAGCGGTGGTGTCTTGGTTGCAGGAATACCGTCACATTGCCCGTGATAATATGGCGTGGATGCGTTTGTTGAATTTCCTTGCGATGGTATATGTGATCTCTGGTTTGATTGCATGGCATAAACGTTTCGATTTATTTAAGCTGCTGGCGTTGCCGGGGCGTTGGCTGGCGTTTTTAGGGCAGCATTCCTTGCAAGTGTTTGCGTTTCATTTGGTGGTGCTGTATTGCTACATTCCGTTCCGTTGGGGTGATTGGGCGTTTACGGATAATCAGAAATGGTTTGTGCTGGTGGCGTTTCTGGCGAGTTTGACGCTACCTGCGCTGTGGCACAAAGCCTATTTACAGCGCAAGAAACAGCAACAAAATTGTAGGTCGGACTTTAGTCCGACAACCTCTGGTGCTTTGACACCAATGTCGGGTTGA
- the pilB gene encoding type IV-A pilus assembly ATPase PilB, producing MTPLNASTPLPGLLRQLVAQDAISAEQASQALQKSRIDKMPLVSWLAQSRFANTADIAYAASLEYGLSFVDIDQVNITPAIANLLNTEQMQKLHLVPLYRNAKTLMVGLADPIHLTNLDDVKFATGLTPEPVFVEYDKLQRYLHAESGEITQPNPVTVAQQFTSAPAIVLDTRELKSKSDNEESSVVEFVDKLLAHAINTKASDIHIEIFEKSMRIRYRIDGILHVVATPPNDSAQQLISRLKVLARMDISERRVPQDGRIRFTLNAKKKIDFRVNTLPTLYGEKVVMRILDSSNATLGVEKLGFNPRQQQDFLKALQKPDGMILVTGPTGSGKTVTLYTGLGILNTPERNISTAEDPAEINMPGVNQVNVNAKVGLTFADALRSFLRQDPDVIMVGEIRDLETAEIAIKAAQTGHLVLSTLHTNSAPETLTRLLNMGVPPFNIASSVHLIVAQRLARRLCEKCKRPATNIPSEALLELGFKAAEIPSLTIYEPCGCEACSHGYKGRVGLYQVMPISAEMGRMVMNGCNSIELADQALKEGIFDLRQSGLEKVRQGITSLAELARVTTD from the coding sequence ATGACACCGCTTAACGCCTCCACTCCATTACCCGGCTTATTACGGCAATTAGTTGCTCAGGACGCTATTAGTGCTGAACAAGCTAGCCAAGCTCTGCAAAAATCACGCATTGATAAAATGCCCCTAGTATCTTGGCTGGCACAATCACGTTTTGCCAACACTGCGGATATTGCTTACGCAGCCAGCCTAGAATATGGCCTAAGCTTTGTGGATATTGACCAAGTAAACATCACCCCCGCCATCGCTAACTTGTTGAATACCGAACAAATGCAAAAATTGCATTTAGTTCCATTGTACCGCAATGCAAAAACCCTAATGGTAGGCTTGGCAGACCCCATCCACCTCACCAATTTAGATGATGTAAAATTTGCAACCGGTTTAACCCCCGAACCTGTTTTCGTCGAATACGATAAATTACAGCGCTACCTCCATGCCGAGAGCGGAGAAATCACTCAACCCAATCCGGTGACGGTGGCACAACAATTCACCTCGGCTCCGGCGATTGTACTGGACACTCGCGAACTGAAAAGTAAAAGCGATAACGAAGAATCTTCAGTCGTTGAATTCGTTGATAAGTTACTGGCGCACGCAATCAATACCAAAGCATCCGATATTCACATTGAAATTTTTGAAAAAAGCATGCGAATTCGCTACCGCATTGACGGCATCTTACACGTCGTGGCAACACCACCGAATGATTCGGCGCAACAGCTCATCTCACGACTCAAAGTATTGGCGCGGATGGATATTTCCGAACGGCGCGTACCGCAAGACGGGCGGATTCGTTTTACCCTCAATGCCAAGAAAAAAATCGACTTCCGAGTTAATACCCTACCTACACTTTACGGCGAAAAAGTGGTTATGCGGATTCTCGATTCCTCTAATGCCACCCTTGGTGTGGAAAAGCTAGGATTTAATCCACGTCAACAACAGGATTTCCTCAAAGCTCTGCAAAAACCTGATGGCATGATTTTGGTCACGGGGCCGACGGGCAGTGGGAAAACAGTCACGCTGTACACCGGACTTGGCATCCTGAATACCCCGGAACGAAATATTTCCACAGCGGAAGACCCGGCTGAAATTAATATGCCCGGTGTTAATCAAGTCAATGTTAATGCCAAAGTTGGGTTAACTTTCGCGGACGCGCTGCGCTCATTCTTACGTCAAGACCCGGATGTCATTATGGTCGGGGAAATTCGCGACCTTGAAACCGCAGAAATTGCCATTAAAGCCGCGCAAACCGGTCACTTGGTACTCTCAACGTTACACACCAATAGCGCACCGGAAACGCTGACGCGCTTGCTCAATATGGGCGTACCACCGTTTAACATTGCTTCATCCGTACATTTGATTGTAGCGCAACGTCTGGCGCGACGACTCTGTGAAAAGTGCAAACGTCCGGCCACCAATATTCCCTCCGAAGCATTGCTTGAATTAGGATTTAAGGCCGCAGAAATTCCCAGCCTCACAATTTACGAACCCTGCGGCTGTGAGGCATGTTCCCACGGCTACAAAGGTCGTGTTGGGCTTTACCAAGTCATGCCAATTTCGGCGGAAATGGGACGCATGGTAATGAATGGTTGTAACTCGATAGAATTAGCGGATCAGGCACTCAAAGAAGGTATTTTCGATTTACGCCAATCGGGCTTGGAAAAAGTACGTCAGGGCATCACCTCTTTAGCGGAGCTAGCACGCGTCACCACCGATTAG
- the tfpZ gene encoding TfpX/TfpZ family type IV pilin accessory protein produces MFIKKTKASLLHLFISALVVGIFASFALFIWHPSPFLQISGLMSILLILVTVDLILGPLLTFIVYKPKKPSLRFDLAFIGTVQISALLYGMYTIHQGHPAYIAYTVDRFTLINIADVNPLDAKHTALQASGWWKPIMVYSQPPTDPSEKERLIFEVLEGKPDIDARPEYYEPFDKFANKVMQKGLTPQQLSSTPESNQKLEVFIAKHGKTTNDYAYLPLVGKEKDVLWVWDKTTEQPVGTLDINPWQVSKVAANNY; encoded by the coding sequence ATGTTTATCAAAAAAACAAAAGCATCGTTACTTCATCTGTTCATTAGCGCGTTAGTTGTCGGCATATTTGCGAGCTTTGCTTTATTCATATGGCATCCATCACCGTTTTTGCAGATTTCTGGCCTAATGAGTATTCTGCTGATATTGGTAACGGTTGATCTGATCTTAGGACCACTGCTCACATTTATTGTCTATAAACCCAAAAAACCTAGCCTAAGATTTGATTTAGCATTCATTGGTACTGTTCAAATCAGTGCATTACTTTACGGCATGTACACCATTCATCAGGGTCACCCCGCCTATATTGCCTATACTGTTGATCGTTTCACCTTAATCAACATCGCTGATGTGAATCCATTAGATGCCAAACACACCGCTTTACAAGCCTCTGGCTGGTGGAAGCCCATCATGGTCTATAGCCAACCGCCCACTGATCCGTCAGAAAAAGAGCGACTCATTTTTGAAGTATTAGAAGGTAAACCTGACATTGATGCTCGCCCAGAGTACTACGAACCTTTCGATAAATTTGCAAACAAGGTTATGCAAAAAGGTTTAACACCACAACAACTCAGCAGTACGCCGGAAAGCAATCAAAAACTGGAAGTATTTATCGCCAAACACGGTAAGACCACTAACGACTACGCTTATTTACCTTTGGTCGGCAAAGAAAAAGACGTGCTGTGGGTATGGGATAAGACTACGGAACAACCGGTTGGCACACTCGACATCAACCCTTGGCAAGTGTCGAAAGTAGCAGCCAACAACTACTGA
- the ubiE gene encoding bifunctional demethylmenaquinone methyltransferase/2-methoxy-6-polyprenyl-1,4-benzoquinol methylase UbiE yields the protein MTEQEKTTHFGFQQVPVTEKASRVAEVFHSVADKYDIMNDVMSFGIHRLWKRYTIDAAGAKRGNRVLDLAGGTGDLAAKFARIVGDDGEVILSDINASMLENGRERLTDMGIGGNVRYVQANAECLPFADNHFDIITMAFGLRNVTDKDKALRSMYRVLKPGGRLLVLEFSKPAVPGLAPIYDQYSFKFLPMMGKLIANDAESYRYLAESIRMHPDQPTLKGMMETAGFERVTYNNMTGGIVALHKGYKF from the coding sequence ATGACAGAACAGGAAAAAACCACTCATTTCGGGTTCCAACAAGTACCCGTTACTGAAAAAGCTAGTCGGGTTGCCGAGGTATTTCACTCAGTAGCCGACAAGTACGACATAATGAACGACGTAATGTCATTCGGGATACATCGCTTGTGGAAACGTTACACAATTGATGCCGCCGGGGCGAAACGCGGCAACCGGGTACTCGACCTTGCAGGCGGCACCGGTGACTTGGCAGCAAAGTTTGCCCGCATCGTCGGTGATGATGGCGAAGTGATTCTTTCTGACATTAACGCATCCATGCTAGAAAACGGGCGGGAACGTTTAACGGATATGGGGATTGGCGGCAATGTGCGCTATGTGCAGGCAAATGCCGAGTGCTTGCCGTTTGCTGACAATCATTTCGACATTATCACCATGGCATTTGGGCTGCGGAATGTGACGGATAAAGATAAAGCCCTGCGCTCCATGTACCGTGTATTGAAACCGGGTGGACGCTTATTAGTGCTGGAATTTTCCAAGCCTGCCGTACCCGGTTTAGCACCGATCTACGACCAGTATTCGTTTAAATTCCTGCCGATGATGGGCAAACTGATTGCCAATGATGCCGAAAGCTACCGTTATCTGGCAGAATCCATTCGGATGCACCCGGATCAACCAACCCTCAAAGGCATGATGGAAACGGCAGGATTCGAGCGTGTCACCTATAACAACATGACGGGGGGCATCGTGGCCTTACACAAAGGCTACAAGTTCTAA
- a CDS encoding prepilin peptidase codes for MELINLLSISQTWLLSMVGLLSLLVGSFLNVVIYRLPIMLERQWKQDCLEWQGDAPAEDASGHFNLVVPRSECPTCGHRISAWENIPVISYLFLRGKCAGCKTPISMQYPLVELATALLSVLVAWKVGYSAALPALLVFTWALVALSVIDAKTMLLPDLLVYPLLWAGLLLNIDGLFTNLHHAVLGAVWGYLSLWLVFHLFRLLTGKEGMGYGDFKLLAALGAWGGWQILPFVIFAASMLGAVFGIAWMIIKRQNQSVPMPFGPWLASAGFIALIWHDEILAYMTQMFMPF; via the coding sequence ATGGAACTGATAAATTTATTAAGCATTAGCCAAACTTGGCTATTAAGCATGGTCGGGCTACTCTCCTTATTGGTCGGTAGTTTTTTAAACGTAGTTATTTACCGCCTGCCGATTATGCTGGAACGCCAATGGAAGCAAGATTGCCTCGAATGGCAAGGCGATGCACCTGCGGAAGACGCAAGCGGTCATTTTAACTTGGTAGTGCCACGCTCCGAATGCCCCACCTGTGGGCATCGCATCAGTGCATGGGAAAACATTCCGGTCATCAGCTACTTATTTCTGCGGGGTAAATGCGCCGGGTGCAAAACCCCCATTTCCATGCAATACCCCCTAGTTGAGCTGGCAACCGCCTTGTTGTCGGTACTGGTGGCTTGGAAAGTCGGTTACAGTGCCGCGTTACCTGCATTACTCGTCTTTACTTGGGCACTGGTGGCATTAAGCGTCATTGATGCAAAAACGATGTTATTGCCCGATCTGCTGGTCTACCCATTGTTATGGGCTGGCTTATTGCTAAACATAGATGGTTTATTTACCAACTTGCACCATGCTGTGCTGGGTGCAGTATGGGGTTATTTATCGTTATGGCTAGTATTCCATCTGTTCCGGCTATTAACCGGCAAGGAAGGCATGGGCTACGGCGATTTCAAGCTGCTCGCCGCCCTCGGTGCTTGGGGCGGCTGGCAAATATTACCTTTTGTCATTTTTGCCGCTTCAATGCTAGGTGCGGTTTTTGGCATTGCTTGGATGATCATCAAACGCCAAAACCAAAGCGTACCCATGCCTTTTGGCCCTTGGCTCGCCAGTGCCGGATTTATCGCGCTGATTTGGCACGATGAAATCCTTGCTTACATGACCCAGATGTTTATGCCATTTTAA
- a CDS encoding type II secretion system F family protein: protein MQSLNPSRKQLTRATAVAAPKPVEKPTYVWEGVNRNGVKIRGETQAVNPNWLRAELRRKGINPGRVYRKPRTLFKPAIKPADIAHFARQVTTMMRSGVPMVQSLHMIASSGDNPSVRDLVTRIATDIEGGASFGDALARHPRYFDKLFVNLVKAGEQAGTLETMLDKVATYKEKSEALKAKVKSAMMYPLIVIIAAVVVSSILLIWVIPQFKEVFSSFGADLPAFTLMVISMSDWLKAYWWIPLIGMIAVGYSFGIARRKSKAFDRFVDLMSLRMPIIGNILNLSAIARFSRTLSTMFAAGVPLVESMDSVAGATGNAVYEEATLRMQEDISRGVQLNTAMQTTQAFPNFIIQMTRIGEESGRVEEMLAKVADYYEEQVDNLVDTLSKQIEPLIMAVLGVIVGGLVIAMYLPIFKLGAVV, encoded by the coding sequence ATGCAAAGCCTTAATCCAAGCCGTAAGCAGCTAACACGTGCCACTGCCGTTGCAGCACCCAAGCCTGTAGAAAAACCCACCTACGTATGGGAAGGGGTCAATCGCAATGGTGTGAAAATTCGCGGAGAAACCCAAGCCGTCAACCCCAACTGGTTACGTGCTGAATTGCGCCGCAAAGGTATTAATCCCGGTCGTGTTTACCGCAAACCGCGTACTTTGTTTAAGCCTGCAATCAAACCCGCTGACATCGCCCATTTTGCACGCCAAGTGACTACCATGATGCGTTCCGGTGTGCCGATGGTGCAGTCATTGCACATGATTGCCAGCAGCGGTGACAATCCTTCAGTACGGGATTTGGTGACACGCATTGCCACAGATATTGAGGGTGGCGCAAGTTTTGGCGATGCCTTGGCACGTCACCCACGCTATTTCGACAAATTATTTGTCAATCTGGTGAAGGCAGGAGAGCAAGCCGGTACGCTAGAAACCATGCTCGACAAAGTGGCGACCTACAAAGAAAAAAGTGAAGCACTCAAGGCCAAAGTCAAAAGTGCCATGATGTACCCGTTGATTGTTATTATTGCAGCAGTGGTCGTCTCAAGCATTTTGTTGATCTGGGTTATTCCGCAATTTAAGGAAGTTTTCAGCAGTTTTGGGGCGGATTTACCCGCTTTCACCTTAATGGTGATTAGCATGTCAGACTGGCTCAAAGCCTATTGGTGGATACCGCTGATCGGAATGATTGCGGTTGGCTACAGTTTCGGCATTGCCCGTCGTAAATCTAAAGCCTTTGACCGTTTTGTCGACCTCATGTCACTGCGGATGCCGATTATTGGCAACATCCTGAACCTGTCGGCGATTGCACGCTTTTCACGCACGTTATCCACCATGTTTGCAGCAGGTGTGCCGTTGGTGGAGTCGATGGATTCGGTCGCTGGGGCAACTGGCAATGCCGTTTACGAAGAAGCAACATTACGGATGCAAGAAGACATCTCACGTGGTGTACAATTAAACACGGCAATGCAAACTACGCAGGCATTCCCCAATTTCATCATTCAAATGACTCGTATCGGCGAAGAATCTGGGCGCGTCGAGGAAATGCTTGCCAAGGTCGCGGATTATTATGAAGAACAAGTGGACAACTTAGTGGATACCTTGTCCAAACAAATAGAGCCGCTGATTATGGCAGTATTAGGGGTAATCGTCGGAGGGTTGGTCATTGCGATGTACCTGCCTATTTTCAAATTGGGTGCTGTGGTTTAA
- a CDS encoding pilin encodes MKAKAQQGFTLIELMIVVAIIGILAAIALPAYQDYTKRAHVSEGLSLAGSAKLAVTEFYADRGAWPATNTAAGLPAATSITGNSVTSVGVGNATGIITVTYNAKVQNGTTIQLTPTVADANGSITWSCTGGTVLAKFRPATCRGTN; translated from the coding sequence ATGAAAGCAAAAGCCCAACAAGGCTTCACCCTGATCGAATTGATGATCGTTGTCGCCATCATCGGCATTCTGGCAGCGATTGCACTGCCTGCTTACCAAGACTACACCAAGCGTGCGCATGTTTCGGAAGGATTGAGCTTAGCAGGCTCTGCCAAACTGGCTGTTACAGAGTTTTATGCCGACCGTGGCGCATGGCCTGCAACCAATACTGCTGCGGGTCTACCTGCTGCTACGAGCATCACTGGTAACTCAGTTACCTCCGTTGGTGTTGGTAACGCAACCGGTATCATAACTGTTACGTATAACGCCAAAGTCCAAAACGGTACAACAATCCAACTGACTCCCACCGTTGCTGATGCAAATGGCTCTATCACTTGGAGCTGCACAGGTGGTACTGTTCTTGCTAAATTCCGTCCTGCCACTTGCCGTGGTACAAATTAA
- a CDS encoding O-antigen ligase family protein, with translation MLTTTRKNGAMFAWFKNQHWLAASLLIIVSILPFFMTGAFHDSQRLITIIALGILISYQLMHHQKQPKVLLISLLLLLLWGSVLTLNSLSIAWSLIELLLFATLAIGIVTTHYSDHHKTLRLLAGVFALCQAIYLLRALLNYSFILIHQDILDVWNVIDGFSNIRFYAQFLSWTLPFILAYIIIHQQDKLYPWLLAAVIASWVLVLISGTRAFLFGIAFSMIAVMWFTPSLWRSYAKAVVMTGLSGVLGYVILIFLMPMLFGLDNSAALNSTVNRDFTNSSGRVQIWLDTLSIIVTHPFMGIGPMMTAMEGVLDKVAHPHNFPLQLAAEWGIPFASVVLLCITYMGWRWRNIIKAQPSEREALAFPIVAAISSAMGTGLVDGILVMPVSLFYMTIITGLAFSLWCSWVKTSDWLTPPKIAYRTLMIIPLALIIITASQWQHLSDNPSPHQLEPRFWADGKIRLPTNNP, from the coding sequence ATGTTGACAACAACAAGAAAAAATGGAGCAATGTTTGCTTGGTTTAAAAATCAACATTGGCTTGCTGCATCATTATTAATAATAGTTAGCATCTTGCCATTTTTCATGACTGGTGCATTTCATGACTCGCAACGCCTAATCACGATAATCGCACTGGGAATACTTATTAGCTATCAATTAATGCACCACCAAAAACAACCTAAAGTGCTATTGATAAGTCTCTTGCTATTATTGCTGTGGGGTAGCGTACTTACGCTAAACTCTTTATCTATCGCGTGGTCATTGATTGAGTTATTGTTATTTGCCACACTAGCCATTGGCATCGTGACAACGCATTACAGTGACCACCACAAAACGCTCCGCTTACTGGCTGGCGTATTCGCACTATGCCAAGCCATTTATCTTCTACGGGCATTATTAAACTACAGTTTTATTCTTATTCATCAAGATATATTGGATGTGTGGAATGTCATTGACGGGTTTTCCAATATCCGTTTTTATGCGCAGTTTCTAAGCTGGACACTACCCTTTATACTTGCCTACATAATCATACACCAACAAGACAAGCTTTACCCTTGGCTACTGGCGGCAGTCATCGCCAGTTGGGTGCTGGTACTGATAAGTGGTACACGCGCCTTTCTGTTTGGCATAGCATTCAGCATGATTGCGGTTATGTGGTTTACCCCCTCGCTATGGCGATCTTACGCCAAAGCCGTCGTCATGACTGGACTCTCCGGTGTGCTCGGTTATGTTATCCTAATTTTTTTAATGCCTATGCTATTTGGCTTGGATAATAGCGCAGCACTGAATAGTACCGTTAATCGCGATTTCACTAACTCCAGTGGTCGGGTTCAGATTTGGCTGGATACACTTAGCATTATTGTAACTCACCCTTTCATGGGTATTGGTCCAATGATGACCGCCATGGAGGGGGTTTTAGATAAAGTCGCACACCCCCATAACTTTCCATTACAGTTAGCGGCTGAATGGGGAATTCCTTTTGCCAGTGTTGTTTTACTCTGCATCACTTATATGGGTTGGCGTTGGCGCAACATCATTAAAGCACAACCATCAGAACGTGAAGCATTGGCATTCCCCATTGTCGCCGCCATAAGTTCAGCGATGGGAACAGGTTTAGTGGATGGCATTCTCGTGATGCCGGTGAGCTTGTTCTACATGACGATTATCACAGGGTTGGCATTTTCATTATGGTGCTCTTGGGTTAAAACAAGCGACTGGCTCACTCCTCCTAAAATAGCTTATCGAACGCTAATGATTATCCCGTTAGCATTAATCATTATTACAGCATCTCAGTGGCAACATTTGTCAGATAATCCGTCACCCCATCAACTAGAACCGAGGTTTTGGGCAGACGGAAAAATCAGATTACCAACCAATAACCCATAA